TAGGTGCTGACTCACTTGACACTGTAGAGTTAATTATGGAATTCGAAAAAGAATTCAATATCGCTATACCTGACGATCAAGCTGAGAAAATAGCCACCGTAGGCCAGGCGGTCGAATATATTACTGCCAACGCCAAGTAAGTATCGTTTAACAAAACCACACTAAACAGCTAACCCAAGTTTTGCCATGCAAAACCGCAGAGTAGTAGTAACAGGAATGGGTGCATTAACACCCGTGGGAAACACCGTTGCCGAATATTGGCA
This is a stretch of genomic DNA from Bacteroidota bacterium. It encodes these proteins:
- a CDS encoding acyl carrier protein, encoding MSDITTRVKSIIVDKLGVDENDVTTEASFTNDLGADSLDTVELIMEFEKEFNIAIPDDQAEKIATVGQAVEYITANAK